The following proteins come from a genomic window of Microbacterium sp. JZ31:
- the menD gene encoding 2-succinyl-5-enolpyruvyl-6-hydroxy-3-cyclohexene-1-carboxylic-acid synthase — MTPAGSPASDAAAALLDELVARGVRHVVVSPGSRSQALALAAAALERAGRIRLHVRIDERVAGFTALGIGRETREPAAVICTSGTAVANLLPAVLEAHHSGVPLLLLTADRPPELRGIGANQATTQPGIFGEFTRFAVDAPVPSGDPDQDAAVRALADRAYDAAVAPIPGPAHLNLPYREPLAGELPEWFTGPPQDLREPRAHGGEDAASHPAGSGAHALAHGPRTVVVAGADAGAAAEQLAHEGGWPLIAEIVSGSRYGRQIVHGYRTLLRDAELGGRIQRVVVFGHPTLSREVAALLSRADVEVVAVRGPGEDLDLNHETTHVDAVAVTPGDPDRAWLGAWMRASAAQVVDLDAPAPDLAGLSSTDPRARAQANRAELDAVRRPLDREQLVAAVWAATWPHDRLMFGSSRIVRVADAVLPGKRVPVHANRGLAGIDGTIATALGIALASQDGDRPGLTRVLLGDLTLLHDVGALLLPVSEQDPRIQLIVANDGGGTIFDGLEVAALASRDDMERVQYTPQAADLAALAAAYGWEHTRVTTRSALDQALIAPGKRRIIEVPLDR, encoded by the coding sequence GTGACGCCCGCCGGCTCGCCCGCGAGCGACGCCGCGGCCGCGCTGCTCGACGAGCTCGTCGCACGGGGTGTTCGGCACGTCGTCGTGAGCCCCGGGTCGCGCTCCCAGGCGCTGGCCCTCGCGGCCGCCGCGCTCGAGCGTGCCGGACGCATCCGGCTGCACGTGCGGATCGACGAGCGCGTCGCCGGCTTCACGGCGCTGGGCATCGGACGCGAGACGCGCGAGCCCGCGGCCGTGATCTGCACGTCCGGCACCGCCGTGGCGAACCTGCTGCCGGCCGTCCTCGAGGCGCACCACTCCGGCGTGCCGCTGCTGCTGCTCACGGCCGACCGGCCGCCCGAGCTGCGCGGCATCGGCGCGAACCAGGCGACGACCCAGCCGGGCATCTTCGGAGAGTTCACGCGCTTCGCGGTCGACGCGCCCGTCCCGTCCGGCGATCCGGATCAGGATGCCGCGGTGCGCGCGCTCGCGGACCGCGCCTACGACGCGGCCGTCGCACCGATCCCCGGCCCCGCGCACCTGAACCTGCCGTATCGCGAGCCGCTCGCGGGGGAGCTGCCCGAGTGGTTCACGGGTCCCCCGCAGGACCTCCGGGAACCGCGCGCCCACGGCGGAGAGGACGCCGCCTCCCACCCCGCGGGCTCCGGCGCGCACGCCCTCGCGCACGGCCCGCGCACGGTGGTCGTCGCGGGAGCGGACGCCGGAGCCGCGGCCGAGCAGCTCGCGCACGAAGGCGGCTGGCCGCTGATCGCCGAGATCGTGAGCGGATCGCGCTACGGGCGCCAGATCGTGCACGGTTACCGCACGCTGCTGCGCGATGCCGAGCTCGGCGGCCGCATACAGCGCGTGGTCGTCTTCGGGCATCCGACCCTGTCGCGCGAGGTGGCGGCGCTGCTGTCCCGCGCGGACGTCGAGGTCGTCGCGGTGCGCGGCCCCGGCGAGGATCTCGATCTCAACCATGAGACGACGCACGTCGACGCGGTCGCGGTGACGCCGGGCGATCCGGATCGCGCGTGGCTCGGGGCGTGGATGCGCGCGTCGGCCGCGCAGGTCGTCGACCTCGACGCGCCGGCACCGGATCTCGCCGGACTGTCGTCGACGGATCCGCGCGCCCGCGCGCAGGCGAACCGTGCGGAGCTCGACGCCGTGCGGCGACCGCTCGACCGGGAACAGCTCGTGGCGGCGGTGTGGGCGGCGACGTGGCCGCACGACCGGCTGATGTTCGGGTCGTCGCGCATCGTGCGCGTGGCCGACGCCGTGCTGCCCGGAAAGCGCGTGCCCGTGCACGCGAACCGCGGACTCGCGGGCATCGACGGCACGATCGCGACCGCACTCGGCATCGCGCTTGCGAGCCAGGACGGCGACCGCCCTGGCCTGACACGCGTCCTCCTCGGCGACCTCACGCTGCTGCACGACGTCGGCGCCCTGCTGCTGCCGGTGTCGGAGCAGGACCCCCGCATCCAGCTGATCGTCGCGAACGACGGCGGCGGCACGATCTTCGACGGTCTCGAGGTCGCGGCCCTCGCCTCGCGCGACGACATGGAGCGCGTGCAGTACACCCCGCAGGCCGCGGATCTCGCGGCGCTCGCCGCGGCCTACGGCTGGGAGCACACGCGCGTGACCACGCGATCCGCGCTCGACCAGGCGCTGATCGCCCCCGGGAAGCGCCGGATCATCGAGGTCCCGCTCGACCGCTGA
- a CDS encoding PPK2 family polyphosphate kinase, producing the protein MIAQSQTHWTDDAVHALRVTKGVRLADIDPESTPGYAGDKHDGAADLKAGLAQLAEYQERLYAASRGGTAKDSVLLVLQAMDSAGKGGVVRHVVGGVDPQGIQLAAFKAPTEEELAHDFLWRIEKRLPGAGLIGVFDRSHYEDVLIGRVRGLADRQELERRYGAIVDFERRVADRGTRIVKVMLHISPQEQGERLMERLERPDKHWKYNPGDVDERAHWSAYMDAYQTAIARTSTDDAPWYVVPANRKWYARLAVQELLLETLEAIDPQWPAADFDVEHEKQRLRATL; encoded by the coding sequence ATGATCGCCCAGAGTCAGACCCACTGGACCGACGACGCCGTGCACGCGCTGCGGGTGACGAAGGGCGTGCGGCTCGCGGACATCGATCCGGAGTCGACGCCCGGCTACGCCGGTGACAAGCACGACGGGGCGGCCGACCTGAAGGCGGGGCTCGCCCAGCTCGCCGAGTACCAGGAGCGGCTATACGCGGCCAGCCGCGGCGGCACCGCCAAGGACTCGGTGCTGCTCGTGCTGCAGGCGATGGACTCGGCGGGCAAGGGTGGCGTGGTGCGCCACGTCGTCGGCGGCGTCGATCCGCAGGGGATCCAGCTCGCGGCCTTCAAGGCGCCGACCGAGGAGGAGCTCGCGCACGACTTCCTGTGGCGCATCGAGAAGCGCCTCCCCGGTGCCGGCCTCATCGGGGTGTTCGACCGCTCGCACTACGAGGACGTGCTGATCGGCCGGGTGCGCGGGCTGGCCGACCGGCAGGAGCTCGAGCGCCGCTACGGCGCGATCGTCGACTTCGAGCGGCGCGTGGCCGACCGCGGCACCCGGATCGTCAAGGTCATGCTGCACATCTCGCCGCAGGAGCAGGGGGAGCGGCTGATGGAGCGCCTCGAGCGCCCCGACAAGCACTGGAAGTACAACCCCGGCGACGTGGACGAGCGCGCGCACTGGTCGGCGTACATGGACGCGTATCAGACCGCCATCGCGCGCACGTCGACCGACGACGCGCCCTGGTACGTGGTGCCCGCGAACCGCAAGTGGTACGCGCGCCTGGCGGTGCAGGAGCTGCTGCTGGAGACCCTCGAGGCCATCGACCCCCAGTGGCCCGCTGCCGACTTCGACGTCGAGCACGAGAAGCAGCGGCTCCGCGCGACGCTCTGA
- a CDS encoding glycerate kinase, producing the protein MSTRVVIAPDSFKGTCPAAEAARALADGWLSGRPGDDVVLRPMADGGEGTIDAFATAIPDARRMPVRVTGPAGMPVDAAWLLLPPNDDAPGGTGVVELASTSGIELLGAGLRGRDASTLGFGQAIRAALDHGVSRLILGIGSSASTDGGIGALTALGARFTDAYDLSIPPGAAGFGELAKADLTRLRPAPDGGVLVLTDVTNPLTGPRGAAAVFGPQKGLDAEGIARADAGLARLATLLDADPETPGAGAAGGTGFGLLAWGARLVGGAAEIAGLTGLAGAIDGAGVVITGEGSFDGQSADGKTPSFVAGLARAAGARIALVAGRIADDADTDHIRAVSLTELAGSPDAAMAEPRRWLQEAGERLARDGEDDDRWI; encoded by the coding sequence GTGAGCACCCGCGTCGTCATCGCTCCCGACAGCTTCAAGGGCACGTGCCCCGCCGCCGAGGCGGCGAGGGCGCTCGCGGACGGATGGCTGAGCGGGCGGCCGGGGGACGACGTCGTCCTGCGCCCCATGGCGGATGGCGGCGAGGGCACGATCGACGCCTTCGCCACCGCGATCCCGGACGCCCGGCGGATGCCGGTGCGCGTCACCGGTCCGGCGGGGATGCCCGTCGACGCCGCGTGGCTGCTGCTGCCGCCGAACGACGATGCGCCCGGCGGCACGGGTGTGGTGGAGCTCGCCTCGACGTCGGGCATCGAGCTGCTGGGGGCAGGGCTCCGCGGCCGCGACGCGTCGACGCTCGGCTTCGGGCAGGCGATCCGCGCGGCGCTGGATCACGGCGTCTCGCGGCTCATCCTCGGAATCGGCTCCAGCGCCTCCACGGACGGCGGCATCGGCGCCCTCACGGCGCTGGGTGCGCGGTTCACGGACGCGTACGACCTGTCGATCCCGCCCGGCGCGGCGGGCTTCGGCGAACTCGCGAAGGCCGACCTCACGCGGCTGCGCCCCGCCCCCGACGGCGGCGTGCTCGTGCTCACCGACGTGACCAACCCGCTCACGGGCCCGCGCGGCGCCGCGGCCGTGTTCGGCCCGCAGAAGGGCCTCGACGCCGAGGGGATCGCGCGCGCCGACGCGGGGCTTGCCCGGCTCGCGACGCTGCTCGACGCGGACCCGGAGACGCCCGGTGCCGGAGCCGCGGGCGGCACGGGCTTCGGCCTGCTCGCGTGGGGCGCGCGCCTCGTGGGCGGTGCGGCCGAGATCGCCGGGCTGACCGGCCTCGCCGGCGCGATCGACGGTGCGGGTGTCGTCATCACGGGCGAGGGCTCGTTCGACGGGCAGTCCGCGGACGGCAAGACGCCGTCGTTCGTCGCCGGTCTGGCGCGCGCGGCCGGAGCGCGGATCGCGCTGGTCGCGGGCAGGATCGCCGACGACGCCGACACGGACCACATCCGCGCCGTGTCCCTGACCGAGCTCGCCGGCTCCCCGGACGCGGCGATGGCGGAGCCGCGGCGCTGGCTGCAGGAGGCGGGCGAGCGGCTCGCACGCGACGGAGAGGACGACGACCGATGGATCTGA
- a CDS encoding FAD-binding protein, whose product MDLTNWAGNVRFRASRIATPATVDDVRDILSQPGHVRALGTGHSFSLIADTEATLVSTTGLVAPPEIDADARTVTVGAGTRYGHLARALEERGWALSNLASLPHISIGGAIATGTHGSGDGVGTLSSTVAGLELVTPTGDVLTLRRGDEMFDGAVVSLGALGIVTRVTLDIEPSFEVRQRLYEQLPIETALAHFDALMGAAYSVSLFLRWTDPDVIDQVWTKSRAEEAPTIPGDPAPATAPRHMLAGVSPDACTPQLGDPGRWLDRLPHFRLSHTPSSGAELQSEHLVPRRHAVAAIRALRELADDIAPLIQVTEIRSMRADRLWLSPAYETDAVGLHFTWLPDQPAVEAVVARIEAALAAFDARSHWGKLSTMTAAARAAVWPRLGEFAALTRELDPERRMRNPYLGFLDEI is encoded by the coding sequence ATGGATCTGACGAACTGGGCGGGCAACGTCCGCTTCCGCGCGAGCCGGATCGCGACGCCCGCGACGGTCGACGACGTCCGGGACATCCTGTCCCAGCCCGGCCACGTGCGGGCCCTCGGCACGGGGCACTCCTTCAGCCTGATTGCCGACACCGAGGCCACCCTGGTGTCGACCACGGGTCTCGTCGCGCCACCCGAGATCGACGCCGACGCGCGCACGGTCACGGTCGGCGCGGGCACGCGCTACGGTCACCTGGCCCGGGCGCTCGAGGAGCGGGGCTGGGCGCTGTCGAACCTCGCGTCGCTGCCGCACATCTCGATCGGCGGTGCCATCGCGACCGGCACGCACGGATCCGGCGACGGTGTCGGAACCCTGTCGTCCACGGTCGCGGGGCTCGAGCTCGTGACCCCGACCGGGGACGTCCTGACGCTCCGCCGCGGCGACGAGATGTTCGACGGCGCGGTCGTGTCGCTCGGCGCACTCGGCATCGTCACCCGCGTCACGCTCGACATCGAGCCGTCGTTCGAGGTGCGCCAGCGCCTGTACGAGCAGCTGCCGATCGAGACGGCGCTCGCGCACTTCGACGCGCTGATGGGCGCGGCCTACAGCGTGAGCCTGTTCCTGCGGTGGACGGACCCGGACGTGATCGACCAGGTCTGGACGAAGTCGCGCGCCGAGGAGGCGCCGACGATCCCGGGCGATCCCGCTCCCGCGACCGCGCCGCGGCACATGCTCGCCGGCGTCTCGCCGGATGCGTGCACGCCGCAGCTCGGCGACCCCGGCCGCTGGCTCGACCGGCTGCCGCACTTCCGCCTCAGCCACACGCCCTCGAGCGGGGCCGAGCTGCAGTCCGAGCACCTCGTGCCGCGTCGGCATGCGGTGGCGGCGATCCGCGCGCTGCGCGAGCTCGCGGACGACATCGCCCCGCTGATCCAGGTCACCGAGATCCGCTCGATGCGCGCCGACCGGCTGTGGCTGAGCCCCGCCTACGAGACCGACGCCGTGGGACTGCACTTCACCTGGCTGCCGGACCAGCCGGCGGTCGAGGCCGTCGTGGCGAGGATCGAGGCCGCGCTCGCCGCGTTCGACGCCCGCTCGCACTGGGGCAAGCTCTCGACGATGACGGCCGCGGCGCGCGCCGCGGTCTGGCCGCGCCTGGGAGAGTTCGCCGCGCTCACGCGCGAACTCGACCCCGAGCGGCGGATGCGCAACCCCTACCTCGGCTTCCTCGACGAGATCTGA
- a CDS encoding isochorismate synthase: MPEPRSLPPEERVPRLIAETREVDPVEDPLRWADPSWPLAWQRRGDLLVGTGREMLRIDVTGPDRLARIAAAWRQVMAVAEIDDEVRLPGTGLVAFGAFAFDDDSAQRSVLTVPSLILGRRGGRSWITRVRHAESEAFDSGWAAAQPREYGPHWSATVGPGRMDPVAHGDAVRRALAAIEAGEVKKVVVARDIAGTAPVDADLRRLVRALASGYPDTWTFAVEGIIGASPETLVTVRGGEVSARVLAGTRPRGADADEDTAIIAELAANPKDVDEHEYAVRSVVDALRPHTSALAAAEQPFTLKLPNLWHLATDVEGTLSDGATALDMVRALHPTAAVAGTPRDAAMAAIRRIEPFDRGRYAGPVGWIDGNGDGEWAIALRCAQFGAPGEQTEDGPAVDGAETRTVTAHAGGGIVAGSVPEAELLETRVKFRPIVDALA; the protein is encoded by the coding sequence GTGCCCGAACCCCGCTCCCTTCCGCCCGAGGAGCGCGTTCCGCGTCTGATCGCGGAGACCCGGGAGGTGGATCCCGTCGAGGATCCGCTGCGGTGGGCGGACCCGTCGTGGCCGCTCGCGTGGCAGCGACGCGGCGACCTGCTCGTCGGGACGGGGCGCGAGATGCTCCGCATCGACGTGACCGGTCCCGACCGCCTCGCGCGGATCGCGGCGGCCTGGCGCCAGGTGATGGCGGTGGCCGAGATCGACGATGAGGTGCGGCTTCCCGGCACGGGGCTCGTGGCGTTCGGCGCGTTCGCGTTCGACGACGATTCCGCCCAGAGGAGCGTCTTGACCGTGCCGTCGCTGATCCTCGGCCGGCGCGGCGGACGATCGTGGATCACGCGGGTGCGGCACGCGGAGTCGGAGGCGTTCGACAGCGGCTGGGCCGCCGCGCAACCGCGCGAGTACGGTCCGCACTGGTCGGCGACGGTCGGTCCCGGCCGGATGGATCCGGTCGCACACGGCGACGCGGTGCGCCGGGCTCTCGCGGCGATCGAGGCCGGCGAGGTGAAGAAGGTCGTGGTCGCGCGCGACATCGCCGGCACGGCGCCGGTCGACGCCGACCTGCGCCGGCTCGTGCGCGCGCTCGCGAGCGGCTACCCGGATACCTGGACCTTCGCGGTGGAGGGGATCATCGGCGCGAGCCCCGAGACGCTCGTCACCGTGCGCGGCGGCGAGGTGAGCGCACGCGTGCTGGCGGGCACGCGGCCGCGCGGCGCGGACGCCGACGAGGACACCGCGATCATCGCCGAGCTCGCCGCCAACCCGAAGGACGTCGACGAGCACGAGTACGCCGTGCGGTCGGTCGTCGACGCGCTGCGGCCGCACACGTCCGCGCTGGCGGCCGCGGAGCAGCCGTTCACCCTCAAGCTGCCGAACCTCTGGCACCTCGCGACGGACGTCGAGGGGACGCTGTCCGACGGCGCCACCGCGCTCGACATGGTGCGGGCGCTGCACCCCACCGCCGCGGTCGCCGGCACGCCGCGCGACGCGGCCATGGCCGCGATCCGCCGCATCGAGCCGTTCGACCGCGGCCGCTACGCCGGTCCGGTCGGCTGGATCGACGGCAACGGCGACGGCGAGTGGGCGATCGCGTTGCGCTGCGCGCAGTTCGGTGCGCCCGGCGAGCAGACGGAGGACGGCCCGGCCGTCGACGGCGCCGAGACGCGGACCGTCACGGCGCACGCGGGCGGCGGCATCGTCGCGGGCAGCGTGCCCGAGGCCGAGCTGCTCGAGACCCGCGTGAAGTTCCGCCCCATCGTGGACGCCCTCGCGTAG
- a CDS encoding DUF402 domain-containing protein — MPRPAPGTPLAFRWRKWDGSPHWEHECVYLGADQWGDWVGQRAGSHSFRPGREVTTTAPSVMMLPSGRQDYVLTVNGEPELTRVYIDIAWAVQWPDGELPTAIDMDLDVVRRLDERGVYIDDEDEWEEHRVRYGYPVRVIEALEATAHDLERRVRAFQPPFDDATADQWLARLAELDSNA, encoded by the coding sequence ATGCCCCGTCCCGCTCCCGGTACCCCGCTCGCCTTCCGCTGGCGCAAGTGGGACGGCTCTCCGCACTGGGAGCACGAGTGCGTCTACCTCGGCGCTGATCAGTGGGGCGACTGGGTCGGACAGCGGGCCGGATCGCACAGCTTCCGACCCGGGCGGGAGGTCACGACCACCGCGCCGAGCGTCATGATGCTGCCGTCGGGCCGTCAGGACTACGTGCTCACAGTGAACGGCGAGCCCGAGCTGACCCGCGTCTACATCGACATCGCGTGGGCCGTGCAGTGGCCGGACGGGGAGCTCCCCACGGCGATCGACATGGACCTCGACGTCGTGCGACGCCTCGACGAGCGCGGCGTCTACATCGACGACGAGGACGAGTGGGAGGAGCACCGCGTGCGGTACGGCTACCCCGTGCGTGTGATCGAGGCGCTGGAGGCGACCGCCCATGACCTTGAGCGGCGCGTGCGGGCCTTCCAGCCCCCGTTCGACGACGCGACCGCCGACCAGTGGCTGGCCAGGCTCGCCGAACTAGACTCGAACGCGTGA
- a CDS encoding demethylmenaquinone methyltransferase, with the protein MNSAAGRPGHNRADLGKDPARVSGMFDQVAAKYDVTNTVLSVGNDRLWRAATTRAVAPRPGERILDLAAGTGASSISLARSGAHVVAADFSPGMIAEGRRRHGDVRNLEFVEADATALPFDDAEFDAVTMSFGLRNVKQPQRALAELLRVTKPGGRLVICEFSHPPRPAVRGLYRFYNDRILPRLARAVSSNTEAYDYLNESIKDWPDQRTLSSWIRDAGWTDVAYRDLSFGIVALHRAGKPRSFDAEPEGRRGAGPAGRLES; encoded by the coding sequence GTGAACTCTGCCGCCGGACGCCCAGGACACAACCGCGCCGATCTCGGCAAGGACCCGGCGCGCGTCAGCGGCATGTTCGACCAGGTCGCCGCGAAGTACGACGTCACGAACACGGTGCTGAGCGTCGGCAACGACCGCCTCTGGCGTGCGGCCACGACGCGCGCGGTCGCGCCGCGGCCCGGCGAGCGCATCCTCGATCTCGCCGCCGGCACGGGCGCCTCCTCGATCTCGCTCGCCCGCAGCGGCGCGCACGTGGTGGCGGCCGACTTCTCGCCCGGCATGATCGCCGAGGGCCGCCGCCGGCACGGCGACGTGCGCAACCTCGAGTTCGTCGAGGCCGACGCCACCGCGCTGCCGTTCGACGACGCCGAGTTCGACGCGGTCACCATGTCGTTCGGTCTGCGGAACGTCAAGCAGCCGCAGCGCGCGCTCGCCGAGCTCCTGCGCGTGACCAAGCCCGGCGGCCGCCTCGTGATCTGCGAGTTCTCGCACCCGCCGCGACCCGCCGTCCGCGGTCTCTACCGCTTCTACAACGACCGCATCCTGCCCCGCCTCGCACGTGCCGTGAGCTCGAACACCGAGGCGTACGACTACCTCAACGAGTCCATCAAGGACTGGCCGGATCAGCGCACGCTGTCGTCCTGGATCCGAGACGCCGGCTGGACGGACGTCGCGTATCGCGACCTGAGCTTCGGCATCGTCGCCCTGCACCGCGCCGGCAAGCCGAGGTCCTTCGACGCCGAACCGGAGGGCCGCCGTGGCGCGGGACCCGCCGGTAGGCTGGAGTCGTGA
- a CDS encoding polyprenyl synthetase family protein, whose translation MTPRPATGSAIASRFGLSDRVFAGPGSRRLVGSIEDGLEIVEARLAEELHSTDALVDSTARYLYEAGGKRVRPMLTMLAAQLGDGANQSVIDAATALELTHLGSLYHDDVMDGADRRRGVASAHRVWGNSIAILTGDLLFSRASQIMARLGNRAMSLQADTFERLVLGQMHETVGVQPGEDPIRFYIQVLADKTGSLIAASVQAGAIFSDASESTHEPLRLYGEKVGVAFQLLDDVIDLSADPAETGKVPGTDLRAGVPTMPYLLLAQSDAPADRALTARIDDGVARIGAGEDPAILDQPLADLRDHPATARTRELALTWTREAIAALEPLPRGGVREALVRFAESLVDRSS comes from the coding sequence GTGACACCCCGACCGGCGACGGGCTCCGCCATCGCGAGCCGATTCGGCCTGAGCGACCGCGTTTTCGCCGGGCCCGGATCGAGGCGTCTCGTCGGCTCGATCGAGGACGGCCTCGAGATCGTCGAGGCGCGCCTCGCCGAGGAGCTGCACTCCACCGATGCGCTCGTGGACTCCACGGCCCGCTACCTCTACGAGGCGGGCGGCAAGCGTGTGCGGCCCATGCTCACGATGCTCGCCGCACAGCTCGGCGACGGGGCGAACCAGAGCGTGATCGACGCCGCGACGGCGCTCGAGCTCACGCACCTGGGATCGCTGTACCACGACGACGTGATGGACGGGGCGGACCGCCGCCGCGGCGTCGCGAGCGCGCATCGCGTGTGGGGCAACAGCATCGCGATCCTCACGGGCGACCTGCTGTTCTCGCGCGCCAGCCAGATCATGGCGCGCCTGGGCAACAGGGCCATGTCGCTGCAGGCCGACACGTTCGAGCGCCTCGTGCTCGGTCAGATGCACGAGACCGTGGGCGTGCAGCCCGGCGAGGACCCCATCCGGTTCTACATCCAGGTGCTCGCCGACAAGACCGGATCGCTCATCGCCGCCTCCGTGCAGGCCGGGGCGATCTTCTCCGACGCGTCCGAGAGCACGCACGAGCCGCTGCGGCTCTACGGCGAGAAGGTCGGCGTGGCGTTCCAGCTGCTCGACGACGTGATCGACCTCTCGGCCGATCCTGCCGAGACCGGCAAGGTGCCCGGCACCGACCTGCGCGCGGGTGTGCCGACGATGCCGTACCTGCTGCTGGCGCAGTCGGATGCCCCCGCAGACCGCGCCCTGACCGCGCGCATCGACGACGGCGTCGCGCGCATCGGCGCGGGGGAGGACCCGGCGATCCTGGATCAGCCGCTCGCCGATCTGCGCGACCACCCCGCGACCGCCCGCACGCGAGAGCTCGCGCTGACCTGGACCCGCGAGGCGATCGCCGCGCTCGAGCCGCTCCCGCGCGGCGGGGTGCGCGAGGCGCTCGTCCGCTTCGCCGAGTCGCTCGTCGACCGCAGCAGCTAG
- a CDS encoding FAD-dependent oxidoreductase has product MTKLRLAIVGAGPAGIYAADILLKTERKFDVSIDLFEHLPAPYGLVRYGVAPDHPRIKGVIGALREVLDRGDIRLFGNVRFGEDITLDDLKRHYNAVIFATGAVRDADLDIPGIDAEGSFGAADFVSWFDGHPDVPRTWPLTASSVGVIGNGNVALDISRILAKHAIDLLPTEVPQNVYEILEASPVTDVHVFGRRGPAQVKFTPLELRELGELRDVDMVVYDEDFDYDEASKAAIETNKQVKVIDRVLQSWRQRDSANNAGGTASRRLHLHFWARPVEVKTDEEGRVAALVYERTRPDGQGGVAGTGELREVPMGQLYRAVGYFGSPLPGVPFDEKHGVIPNHEGQVLSHDSNERIPGMYATGWIKRGPVGLIGHTKSDAMETIQHLVTDQGSWWQPADPSEDAIPALLAERGVAWTDLDGWHRLDAHEVELGAPDGRARIKVVPREEMVRISRD; this is encoded by the coding sequence ATGACCAAGCTGAGGCTGGCCATCGTCGGCGCAGGACCCGCCGGCATCTACGCCGCGGACATCCTGCTCAAGACCGAGCGCAAGTTCGACGTCTCGATCGACCTGTTCGAGCACCTCCCCGCCCCGTACGGCCTCGTGCGCTACGGCGTCGCGCCCGACCACCCGCGCATCAAGGGCGTGATCGGCGCGCTGCGCGAGGTGCTCGACCGCGGCGACATCCGCCTGTTCGGGAACGTCCGCTTCGGCGAGGACATCACACTCGACGACCTCAAGCGCCACTACAACGCCGTCATCTTCGCGACCGGCGCGGTGCGCGACGCCGACCTGGACATCCCCGGCATCGACGCCGAGGGCTCGTTCGGCGCCGCCGACTTCGTGAGCTGGTTCGACGGCCATCCCGATGTGCCTCGCACGTGGCCGCTCACGGCGTCGTCGGTCGGCGTGATCGGCAACGGCAACGTCGCGCTCGACATCTCGCGCATCCTCGCCAAGCACGCGATCGACCTGCTGCCCACCGAGGTGCCGCAGAACGTCTACGAGATCCTCGAGGCCTCGCCTGTCACCGACGTGCACGTGTTCGGCCGCCGCGGTCCCGCGCAGGTGAAGTTCACGCCTCTCGAGCTGCGCGAGCTCGGCGAGCTGCGCGACGTCGACATGGTCGTGTACGACGAGGACTTCGACTACGACGAGGCGTCGAAGGCCGCGATCGAGACCAACAAGCAGGTCAAGGTCATCGACCGCGTGCTGCAGTCGTGGCGTCAGCGCGACTCGGCGAACAACGCGGGCGGCACGGCGTCGCGCCGGCTTCACCTGCACTTCTGGGCCCGGCCCGTCGAGGTCAAGACCGACGAGGAGGGGCGCGTCGCCGCCCTCGTCTACGAACGCACGCGACCGGACGGTCAGGGCGGCGTCGCCGGCACGGGTGAGCTGCGCGAGGTGCCGATGGGTCAGCTCTACCGCGCCGTGGGCTACTTCGGCTCGCCGCTGCCCGGCGTGCCCTTCGACGAGAAGCACGGCGTGATCCCGAACCACGAGGGACAGGTGCTCTCGCACGACTCGAACGAGCGCATCCCCGGGATGTACGCGACCGGCTGGATCAAGCGCGGACCGGTCGGCCTCATCGGCCACACCAAGTCGGACGCGATGGAGACCATCCAGCACCTCGTGACCGATCAGGGCTCGTGGTGGCAGCCCGCCGACCCCTCGGAGGACGCCATCCCCGCCCTGCTCGCCGAGCGCGGCGTGGCGTGGACCGACCTGGACGGCTGGCACCGCCTCGACGCGCACGAGGTCGAGCTGGGAGCCCCGGACGGACGCGCGCGCATCAAGGTCGTCCCGCGCGAGGAGATGGTGCGCATCTCCCGCGACTGA